The following is a genomic window from Conexivisphaerales archaeon.
ATCTACAAGGATAAGATAATTTCTGAAGTTGTGGACGGGGTTACGCTGTTAAGGCTTTCAGCAGAAACAAAAGCTGAAAAGGCAGCGGAATGGAACAAAAGGTATGCTGATGCCATGCTTATGCTGGCACAGCAACAAGCTCAGAAGCAGGGAGCACCTGCGGGGGAAAGAAGAAAGGAATGGATCGAAGTCTCACCACAGGCAGAACTGGGTCAGGGAGGCCCGTGGGATGATCTGAACAAGCAGATGAAGGATATGAAGTGGTATGGCAGAGTGATGACATCAGGGCCAAAGGAGATAAAGAGTCTCATGTGGCATCGGGAGCCTCCTGTCCATGAACACCAGCCTCCAAAGGCGTACTATCCAAACATAATGCTTGAGTGGAGACAGAGCGTGACAGGTCAGCCTCCATACTGGCACATTGAGGGTGTGAACATCAAGGAGGAAGAATTCATGAAGAAGATACAGGATAAGACATGGAGCGAATGGCTTTCAAAGAACAAGATAGTCATAGACGTGCCAACGTGGGAAGAAGCAGTGGTCAAAGTACTTGAAATGGCCAGGAGCTTCGTCTGATATCTAAAATAGCAAAAAATAATATGTTAAACTACCAAATGGATAAATCGGTTCAGCAAAGGTTAAATTGAGCTGATTCCCATCCATCATAACTTGCGGCTCGTGGGCTCTATTCTGCTGGTGGATGATGACCAAGGTATTAGGGATACGTTAGCTATGGTGCTGAAGGGTTATGGGCATAAGGTCAGGTGCGCAGCCAGCGCTGCAGAGGCTCTGGAAGCGTTGAAACAGGAGGAATTTGATATACTACTGGTCGATATAAGACTGCCCGATAAAGACGGCATTCAGCTGCTTCATTCGATACCAGATAGGGTGCCTGCTCCTAAGGCCATAGTGATAACAGGCTATCCCACTCTTGAGAATGCTGTAGGTGCAGCAAACGAAGGTGCATCTGGCTATCTGTTTAAGCCGTTTGAGGTAAGGCTTCTGCTTGAGAAGATAAATAAGCTGCTTGAAGAAAGGCAGCTTGAAAAGAGATATGATGATAAGAAGTTAGCCACCTACGTAAAGAGCAGGAGCAAGGAATCTGCACCGCTGATAGCACAGTAAACTTAGTCAGCTCAAGCGTTGATTTTTGAAATTTCTGATATAATCACTGCTAAGTCGTTTGCGTCATCTTCAAGGTTGAATTCTGTTTTAAGTGTCTTTACAAGGACTTCCTCTATTATCGGGGCTGACTTCCTGAATACAGCCTTCAGAGCCTCTTCAAAGCTTTCCGGGTCAAGAGGTAAGATATCTAGTCCTTTCCCGTATCTATCCTTCATGTATTTTACAAACGCTCTGTAGGCCAGTTTACCAAGAACTGCTGTCAGACATTCTTCAGCCGCTGCGGTGACCCGTTCATATGGAGATTCTGTCTCGTTATCATCACCGCTAGCCTTTTCGGACATTGAGATGTCATGACTATTCGAGGATAGATATTTATCCTTTATGAATAACTTTTTTATGCTTTGTTGGAAAAAACAACAATACCAGCTGTTTGTTTAGAAAAGGTCAAAATAGCCGGCATCTCTTCCTGCTATTATGCTCGATACCAGCACAACTGCAAGCATCATCGCAATTGAAATTACAACATTGAGACTTAGCGCTACATCAACTATCAGGACTACAAAAGTTAAGGAGAAAAACAGCATACTAAAGTATTTTATGAATCTGCCAGCTTTTTGCCTGTTCAACATTCTTCACTTTGATTCTAGCTCTCAAATCAATGGCAAGTAAATTGTAATTGATAAACTGGTTGACAAACATGGTTCTGTTTTGTGATATATCAGCGCTAACCTAGAAGGTAATGATGCTGGCAACATTCCTGCTGTTGCTCCTGCTGCTTGTCCTTGCCCAGAAGACGCCAGATGAGAAGCCTTTCGTTATGGGAGAGGAGCAGGAGCAAGAAAGCAATGTTTTTGTCATTTTCATGCATATGGGAATGTCATAATGCTGATGCCTAGCGTAAGCTATAGACATTTTCAGCAAAATTCTGAACCCTTTAGTTACAGTTATATACGCTCATTTGAATCATTCGTTCACTCGACTGGAGAAACTCTGTTGCAAACAAAGATTTTCAAAGTTGACCCGATTGAACCAGATAGAAAAGTGATAGTCAGGGCAGCCAATCTTATTAGGTCAGGCGAAGTCGTTGCATTCCCTACAGAGACTGTTTATGGTTTGGGAGCTGATTCAACAAACGACAGGGCTGTTGAAAAGATATTCACAGCCAAGGGAAGACCATCAGACAATCCTCTGATAGTTCATGTATCTGACCTGAAGATGTTGAGAAGGATCGTTGAAAGGCCAGGAAGGAAGGAATTGGACCTCATCTCTTATTACTGGCCTGGTCCATTAACTATCATATTCAGGAAGAAGAAGGTAATTTCAGACCTGGTTACAGCAGGCCTGCCAACTGTAGCCGTCAGAATGCCTTCTCACCCCGTTGCACTTGCCCTGATAAAGGAATCAGGCAGGCCGATTGCTGCACCGAGCGCTAATCTGAGTGGAAGGCCAAGCCCGACAAGGGCAGAGCATGTTATGAAAGACCTATCAGGCAAGATACCTATGATAATAGATGCTGGGCCTACTGAATTTGGAGTAGAGTCCACAGTGCTTGATTTGACAGGAGAATACGGGGTAATATTGAGGCCAGGGCCGATTACAGCTGAAGACTTGGCTCCTCTGATAGGGATGGCGAAGATGTACAGACTGGGTAAGGGAGAAAGGCCTCTTGCGCCGGGTATGAAGTACAGGCATTACGCTCCAAACACAAAGATGGTACTGGTCTGTGGAGGACCGAACGGAATTGTAGATAAGATCAACAGGCTTGCTGAGGCTGAAGTGAGAAAAGGGAAAAGAGTTGGAGTACTCTGCACGGACGAAACGAAGGGGAGGTATGATGAAAGATTGAACAAAGTCTCGCTAGGTTCGAGGTTCAGCCCGTACATGCTTGTAAGAAATCTTTACCATTCTCTCAGAACACTTGACGACATGAATTTGGACTTGATATTCGCAGAAGGGTTTCCTGAAGACGGCATCCTTGCCACTCTGATGAACAGACTTAGAAAGGCGGCATCTAAAGTGATGGAAGAATAGCTTCGCTTCAGGTCCGAGATGTTGATATATCTTGCTGAATAGTATTCTGGTGTGTCAGAGATAGAATCGCTGAATAAGAGCGCAGACGAGCTGCTGATGCATTTTTCAAGAAGGGTGGAGAAGATGAAGAACAGAGACGAGTATTCCGTTCTCATAAGAAGGCTCAACCAGAAGAAGGCGATTGAAACTGCCATATCTTACTTTGGAGAAGGAGAGCATATTGCAGTTGGAGTTGACGGCTCGATGGAACAGGCTGAGACACTGGAGATGCTTCTTTTCTACGTAAATGCGATTGCATATTCCTGTCCGTTCAGAGTAGCCAAGGATTCTATTTCTTTTGAAGTATCCAGTATGAAGAAAGAGGACAAGATAGGAGCTTCAAGTGCGGTGCCTCTCTGGGTTGAAGACCTGACATACGTCTCTGAAGAAAGAAGTTCGAGCGCATCTGCTCAAATGCAGTCATCTTTGGATGACGTTTCATTCTCGCTGATGCTTCTTGTTGAGTTAACTTCAGCGATTCGTTCAGCTGAAATTGACGATGTGAAGCTGATCTTCCTGGACAGGCAGGTCTCGGGCACATTCCAGAGCCTGACAAGGGATGTCAGGTACCTGCTAAAGAAAGAGAAAAGCGCCCTTGAAAAGATACATTCTGGAGAGCTTATGCGGGATGTCTTTCTCTTCAACGCCGTACCGATTCCTGAGCTAGATGTACCGAAACATGGGCCATATCTGCCATACCATATACTGCAGAAGATGATTGTTGAAGGTTTCAATCTGAAGGAAGCTTGCAGGGAGTCTGGCTTGTCAAAGGAAGAGACTCAGAAAGTCTCAAAATTCCTTCTTGACAAGGATAGAAA
Proteins encoded in this region:
- a CDS encoding response regulator, translated to MGSILLVDDDQGIRDTLAMVLKGYGHKVRCAASAAEALEALKQEEFDILLVDIRLPDKDGIQLLHSIPDRVPAPKAIVITGYPTLENAVGAANEGASGYLFKPFEVRLLLEKINKLLEERQLEKRYDDKKLATYVKSRSKESAPLIAQ
- a CDS encoding NitrOD5 domain-containing protein gives rise to the protein MSEKASGDDNETESPYERVTAAAEECLTAVLGKLAYRAFVKYMKDRYGKGLDILPLDPESFEEALKAVFRKSAPIIEEVLVKTLKTEFNLEDDANDLAVIISEISKINA
- a CDS encoding L-threonylcarbamoyladenylate synthase; its protein translation is MQTKIFKVDPIEPDRKVIVRAANLIRSGEVVAFPTETVYGLGADSTNDRAVEKIFTAKGRPSDNPLIVHVSDLKMLRRIVERPGRKELDLISYYWPGPLTIIFRKKKVISDLVTAGLPTVAVRMPSHPVALALIKESGRPIAAPSANLSGRPSPTRAEHVMKDLSGKIPMIIDAGPTEFGVESTVLDLTGEYGVILRPGPITAEDLAPLIGMAKMYRLGKGERPLAPGMKYRHYAPNTKMVLVCGGPNGIVDKINRLAEAEVRKGKRVGVLCTDETKGRYDERLNKVSLGSRFSPYMLVRNLYHSLRTLDDMNLDLIFAEGFPEDGILATLMNRLRKAASKVMEE